The following proteins come from a genomic window of Mauremys mutica isolate MM-2020 ecotype Southern chromosome 7, ASM2049712v1, whole genome shotgun sequence:
- the SEMA4G gene encoding semaphorin-4G, whose protein sequence is MRRRMTCYLLVLLATATTGYPSRRSAVDLDATPRMTIAYNELSDVRRFRGRALNYTTLLLEDEKGILYVGARGAIFSLNSSNIADGSQREIRWEASLEKQIDCLQKGKNNKTECFNHVRLVQRLNDTHLYACGTYAFHPLCAAIDADRFALPPHLEEGKEKCPYDPARGYTGLIIDGGLYTATRYEFRSLPDIRRNLHQRPLKTEESPMHWLNDAEFVASVLVRESVRSPVGDDDKIYYFFMERAAEESASFDKSQVARVARVARVCKSDLGGKKILQRKWTSFMKARLVCYIPYYEVLKAVHSVDGGSWASTVFYATFTLSAQWRSMEASAVCQYSISELQRAFEGPYMQYQDTTRKWTLYDGEVPSPRPGSCITNRSRQDGYRSSQDLPNDVLEFVKLHPLMFEEVKPARGEPLLVKKNVLYTALAVDRAPALDGQQYDVLFMGTGDGWLHKGVVVGPAVHIVEELQVFGAPQPVESLVISKGQRSVYVGAASGVLQLPLSSCSRYGSCYDCILARDPYCAWDGEGCREVAGAADRTQLTQDVQHGREGCRNGSAQAPPVQKNRTVLRGDDVLLPCEQRSNLARAAWLVNGTVGLAAGRGHFRVGVDGLLVTDTLPEHSGDYGCYGEENGLRSPLAAYALTVLLEPPKERAAPTAPPPPSPDRQASPDMKFVYIAVIAMLGGLCLVLSAALLHVSCLQRRKGRYVLGDPRAPSVELQTVSANCLGGGREEDELSREDGCLQIIPGEAPTAASPARETPLAPPPPPPPLPAEFTNGIAALPSMLRKMNGNSYMLLQQQEEPSPSPLYNTSFAEELSKILEKRKHTQLVDKLDESSV, encoded by the exons AGTTATCCGACGTCCGGCGCTTCCGCGGCCGCGCCCTGAACTACAccaccctgctgctggaggacgaGAAGGGGATCCTCTACGTGGGAGCGCGAGGGGCCATATTCTCCTTAAACTCCAGCAACATCGCCGACGGCTCCCAGAGGGAG ATCCGGTGGGAGGCGTCTCTGGAGAAGCAGATCGACTGCCTCCAGAAGGGCAAGAACAACAAG ACCGAGTGCTTCAACCACGTCCGGCTCGTGCAGAGGCTGAACGACACCCACCTGTACGCCTGCGGCACCTACGCCTTCCACCCGCTGTGCGCGGCCATC GATGCCGACAGGTTCGCGCTGCCGCCCCACTTGGAGGAGGGCAAGGAGAAGTGTCCGTACGACCCCGCCCGCGGCTACACCGGCCTCATCATAG ATGGCGGGTTGTACACAGCCACGCGGTACGAGTTCCGCAGCCTGCCGGACATCCGGCGCAACCTGCACCAGCGGCCCCTGAAGACGGAAGAGTCCCCCATGCACTGGCTAAACG ATGCGGAGTTCGTGGCCTCTGTGCTGGTCCGGGAGAGTGTGCGCAGCCCAGTGGGGGACGATGACAAGATCTACTACTTCTTCATGGAGCGGGCGGCGGAGGAGAGCGCCTCCTTCGACAAGAGCCAGGTGGCCAGGGTGGCCAGGGTGGCGCGGGTGTGCAAG AGCGACCTGGGAGGGAAGAAGATCCTGCAGCGGAAATGGACGTCGTTCATGAAGGCCCGGCTGGTCTGCTACATCCCCTACTACGAGGTGCTCAAGGCCGTGCACAGCGTGGAcgggggcagctgggccagcACCGTCTTCTACGCCACGTTCACCTTGTCGGCTCAGTG GAGGAGCATGGAGGCATCCGCCGTCTGCCAGTACAGCATCTCTGAGCTGCAGCGGGCTTTCGAGGGCCCCTACATGCAATACCAGGACACCACCCGCAAATGGACCCTCTACGACGGGGAGGTGCCGTCCCCACGGCCGGGCTCT tgcatcacCAACCGCTCCCGCCAGGACGGCTACCGCTCCTCCCAGGACCTGCCCAACGACGTGCTGGAGTTCGTCAAGCTGCACCCGCTGATGTTCGAGGAGGTGAAGCCGGCGCGGGGGGAGCCCCTGCTGGTGAAGAAGAACGTGCTCTACACGGCTCTGGCGGTGGACAGGGCGCCGGCCCTGGATGGCCAGCAGTACGACGTGCTCTTCATGGGGACGG GTGACGGCTGGCTGCACAAGGGGGTGGTGGTCGGCCCCGCCGTACACATCGTGGAGGAGCTGCAGGTCTTCGGGGCCCCCCAGCCCGTGGAAAGCCTGGTGATCTCCAAAGGCCAG AGAAGCGTGTACGTGGGGGCTGCCAGCGGAGtcctgcagctccccctgtcCAGCTGCAGCAGGTACGGCTCCTGCTACGACTGCATCCTGGCCCGGGACCCCTACTGCGCCTGGGACGGcgagggctgcagggaggtggccGGCGCTGCGGACAG GACTCAGCTGACCCAGGACGTGCAGCAcggcagggagggctgcaggaacgGCTCCGCCCAGG cgccccctgtgCAGAAGAACCGGACGGTGCTGCGGGGCGACGACGTGCTGCTGCCGTGCGAGCAGCGCTCCAACCTGGCACGGGCCGCGTGGCTGGTGAACGGCACggtggggctggcggccgggcGGGGCCACTTCCGAGTGGGGGTGGACGGGCTGCTGGTGACAGACACCCTGCCGGAGCACAGCGGGGACTATGGCTGCTACGGGGAGGAAAACGGCCTGCGCTCCCCGCTGGCCGCCTATGCCCTGACGGTGCTGCTGGAGCCGCCCAAGGAGCGGGCGGCGCCCACGGCCccgccaccccccagccccgaccGCCAGGCCTCCCCCGACATGAAGTTCGTCTACATCGCGGTGATCGCCATGCTGGGCGGGCTGTGCCTGGTGCTGAGCGCTGCGCTGCTCCACGTCTCCTGCCTTCAGCGCCGCAAGGGCCGGTACGTGCTGGGCGACCCCCGCGCCCCCTCCGTGGAGCTGCAGACGGTCTCGGCCAACTGCCTGGGCGGAGGCCGGGAGGAGGACGAGCTGAGCCGGGAGGACGGCTGCCTGCAGATCATCCCGGGCGAGGCCCCCACGGCGGCGTCCCCGGCCAGGGAGACGCCCCTggcgccccccccgccgcccccgccACTCCCGGCCGAGTTCACCAACGGCATCGCCGCCCTGCCCAGCATGCTGCGCAAGATGAACGGCAACAGCTacatgctgctgcagcagcaggaggagcccAGCCCCTCGCCCCTCTACAACACCTCCTTCGCCGAGGAGCTGAGCAAGATCCTGGAGAAGCGGAAACACACGCAGCTGGTGGACAAGCTGGACGAGAGCTCCGTGTAG